One Malassezia restricta chromosome VI, complete sequence genomic region harbors:
- a CDS encoding ankyrin repeat domain protein produces MSLTDTQVDDVLWAARTGDLEVWNILKKELDVTAALASSNDSGNTALHYAAANGHLEFVRQVLPQANLEILLMQNESGNTPLHWAAFNGHLNVAEALVDRIEALEMQDEVTAKRLRAEEDQREHQRHAEKNLEEKDESEDARKAELAHHDEMQSERALWDVRNKAGRGPMSEAQMTDREEVVQMLLSHLCDNARPSPQSTDDLTTRTDNLHVSEA; encoded by the coding sequence ATGAGTTTGACAGACACACAGGTAGATGATGTCCTGTGGGCTGCCCGCACGGGCGATCTTGAAGTCTGGAATATTCTCAAGAAGGAGCTCGATGTGACTGCTGCGCTTGCTTCTTCAAATGATTCGGGCAACACGGCGTTGCATTATGCAGCGGCGAATGGTCATCTAGAGTTCGTGCGTCAAGTGCTTCCGCAAGCGAATCTGGAGATCTTGCTCATGCAAAATGAATCTGGGAATACACCGCTTCACTGGGCCGCCTTTAATGGTCATTTAAATGTGGCAGAGGCGCTAGTCGATCGTatcgaggccctcgagaTGCAAGACGAAGTAACGGCCAAGCGTCTGCGTGCAGAAGAAGACCAGCGGGAACATCAACGCCATGCGGAAAAAAATCTAGAAGAAAAAGACGAGTCTGAGGATGCACGCAAAGCCGAGCTTGCGCACCATGATGAAATGCAGAGCGAGCGCGCACTATGGGATGTACGGAATAAGGCGGGCCGTGGTCCTATGTCAGAGGCACAAATGACTGATCGCGAGGAAGTCGTACAAATGCTTCTCTCTCACTTGTGTGACAATGCAAGGCCATCACCTCAGTCCACGGATGACCTGACCACGCGTACGGACAACCTCCATGTGTCGGAGGCGTAG
- a CDS encoding R3H domain protein: MSDEGLSHALDTLSIRADIPAAKQVRGKSEGDIPSTYTSTPLDPPSALYPFPFVNGNDKSSNPSQFPNLLLNESVSDANKPLYPQKRPSDPGFGGVSLVSTPANLPGNSVFSSPGLLNASGAQRPPPSFYTGPWGLPPQPGATMSISTDRSASPGNNTVLSPTVPPTPAPLRFGNNVPTASTTSPSGEADIIPTAIVIKNIPFNIKREQLLHLIRDMGIPVPYAFNYHFDQGIFRGLAFANFHSPSEANEVVAALNGLEVSGRKLRVEYKKVLRAGEKERIEKEKALKRLNIPQATERDWKRDGKCLPSELSPFNGLNTLNPASAAIVTSGLPIKDNHQKLTPEVSKPSFISRSPQGDSHDSSLDLNDAFTLEIYSRVLLFKDDRMRDELTFSKSFTSAERRVVHLVSQKLGLHHSTVGSGDDCYVMVSKSGSLPQGSNIRDLPSVFVTDRLSPRGTLSTKKSVPDMRRHTLQPDIQRTESPNSFSGLVPPSSNNLMPCRSNGSLHDVYSLSPAPRFDGFSNFGSPLNSQNLFAYPVDASPVPYIMRPRSADIDALECAGLQGSSSSSINRSRSPLHRPHSPLSQGAHSSPVTPLGNGVGPLDYAPPSIGAGILKGEPDLPVYPSAQREGFSDFADAYPARFSSLSSDEYLKPDCDVVLPTHSAPSNEKEVNPLHLIPPTITTSSTSDDN; the protein is encoded by the coding sequence ATGTCTGACGAAGGTTTATCACACGCGCTCGATACGCTTTCAATTAGGGCTGATATCCCCGCTGCAAAGCAGGTGAGGGGCAAGAGTGAGGGTGACATACCATCTACCTATACGTCAACACCTCTGGATCCACCTTCAGCTCTTTATCCATTTCCATTTGTCAATGGGAACGACAAAAGCAGCAATCCTTCTCAATTTCCTAACTTATTATTAAATGAATCAGTTTCGGATGCGAATAAGCCACTTTACCCACAAAAACGCCCTAGTGACCCAGGCTTTGGCGGTGTGTCTTTGGTGTCAACACCGGCGAACTTACCAGGTAACAGCGTTTTCAGCTCTCCCGGACTCCTGAATGCTTCTGGTGCCCAACGACCCCCACCTTCCTTTTATACGGGCCCTTGGGGTCTTCCTCCGCAACCTGGCGCGACTATGTCAATCTCGACTGATCGATCTGCTTCTCCAGGTAACAATACTGTTCTTTCACCCACCGTTCCCCCCACTCCTGCACCTTTGAGATTTGGAAATAACGTACCAACGGCTTCAACGACGTCTCCATCTGGCGAAGCTGACATCATTCCCACTGCCATTGTGATTAAAAACATACCTTTCAATATTAAACGTGAGCAACTCCTGCATCTTATCAGGGACATGGGTATCCCTGTGCCTTACGCATTTAATTATCATTTCGATCAGGGAATCTTTCGAGGACTTGCCTTTGCCAACTTTCATTCACCATCAGAAGCCAATGAAGTTGTTGCTGCATTGAATGGTCTAGAGGTTAGTGGCCGGAAGCTGCGAGTAGAATACAAAAAGGTGCTTCGTGCTGGTGAAAAAGAGCGAATTGAAAAAGAGAAAGCCTTGAAACGTCTTAATATTCCCCAAGCGACTGAAAGAGATTGGAAACGAGATGGCAAATGCCTGCCATCGGAACTCTCTCCTTTTAACGGTCTCAATACTTTGAACCCAGCATCCGCTGCTATTGTGACATCAGGACTACCCATAAAAGATAATCATCAAAAGCTCACACCTGAGGTCAGTAAGCCTTCTTTCATCTCGCGATCACCCCAAGGAGACTCTCATGATTCTTCTCTTGACCTAAATGACGCATTCACCCTTGAGATCTACTCACGAGTACTCCTTTTCAAGGACGATCGCATGCGCGATGAATTAACTTTCTCCAAGTCTTTCACATCGGCCGAACGTCGAGTGGTACACTTGGTGTCTCAGAAGCTCGGATTACACCACTCCACTGTGGGCAGCGGTGATGATTGCTATGTCATGGTATCAAAATCTGGTTCACTACCTCAGGGCTCAAATATCAGGGATTTGCCTTCCGTGTTCGTAACGGATCGTCTGTCTCCGCGTGGGACTTTGTCGACGAAGAAATCTGTTCCTGATATGCGTCGGCACACGTTGCAACCAGACATTCAAAGAACTGAAAGTCCCAACTCATTTTCCGGACTAGTGCCACCATCGTCAAACAACTTAATGCCTTGCAGGTCGAATGGCAGTTTGCATGACGTATATTCCCTTTCCCCTGCTCCACGATTCGATGGTTTTAGCAACTTTGGATCTCCTTTAAATTCGCAAAACTTGTTTGCTTATCCTGTCGATGCCTCACCTGTACCGTATATCATGCGTCCGCGCAGTGCGGACATTGATGCGTTGGAATGTGCAGGACTACAGGGGAGCTCATCGTCCAGCATCAATCGCTCGCGCTCTCCGCTGCATCGTCCACATTCGCCTCTGAGCCAAGGAGCTCACTCATCTCCTGTTACACCGCTTGGAAATGGTGTAGGGCCGCTGGATTATGCACCCCCCTCAATCGGAGCAGGTATTTTGAAAGGTGAACCTGACCTGCCAGTCTACCCCAGCGCTCAACGAGAGGGTTTCTCGGACTTCGCTGACGCTTATCCAGCACGCTTTTCCTCTCTTTCTAGCGATGAGTACTTGAAGCCCGATTGTGATGTTGTCTTACCAACGCACTCTGCTCCTTCGAACGAGAAAGAAGTCAACCCATTGCACTTGATTCCGCCGACTATCACAACCAGTTCCACCAGTGATGATAATTAA
- a CDS encoding small subunit ribosomal protein S9e, whose protein sequence is MPTATRHCKGAPRNHSKTYKVPRRPFESPRLDAELKLAGEYGLKNKKEIWRIALTLSKIRRAARELLKLDEKDPKRLFEGNAIIRRLIRIGVLDESRMKLDYVLALQIEDFLERRLQTQVYKSGLARSIHHARVLITQRHIRVGKQIVTSPSFIVRLESQKHIDFALNSPYAGARPGRVKRKRMASANAAAGGEEEGGEEEE, encoded by the coding sequence ATGCCGACCGCGACCCGCCACTGCAAGGGTGCTCCTCGCAACCACAGCAAGACGTACAAGGTTCCTCGTCGTCCCTTTGAGTCTCCTCGTCTGGATGCTGAGCTGAAGCTGGCTGGCGAGTACGGTCTCAAGAATAAGAAGGAGATCTGGCGCATCGCTCTGACGCTGTCCAAGATccgtcgtgctgctcgtgaGCTTCTCAAGCTCGACGAGAAGGACCCTAAGCGTCTTTTCGAAGGTAACGCCATCATCCGTCGTCTCATTCGCATTggtgtgctggacgagtcGCGCATGAAGCTTGATTATGTGCTGGCCCTGCAGATCGAAGACTTTTTGGAGCGCCGTCTTCAAACGCAGGTGTACAAGAGCGGTCTCGCTCGCAGCATTCACCACGCTCGTGTGCTTATCACGCAGCGTCACATTCGCGTGGGCAAGCAGATCGTCACCTCGCCCTCGTTCATTGTTCGTCTCGAGTCTCAGAAGCACATTGACTTTGCTCTCAACTCGCCTTACGCTGGTGCGCGCCCTGGCCGTGTCAAGCGTAAGCGCATGGCTTCTGCCAATGCTGCTGCGGGTGGCGAAGAGGAGGGTGGCGAAGAGGAGGAATAA
- a CDS encoding carbohydrate esterase family 9 protein, giving the protein MSCSMCEKSFMDGRRGYSLWQNGLIVLVLLIMASFTVNPIHFLSAHLRQTFSARIPPPHIKAAHQQCQFSRAPAGPPPHFSERTQNDRFALGTRATVIRNATVFDGHNMFVGKDVFVDQGLIVSLESTMAQIAAPSDAVEVEAWGRWLTPGIIDMHTHLGVQGMPDLPTHSDTNSNLSPVRPMVRSVDGLNEHDISLRTTLAGGVTSALVLPGSLNNIGGHAYPIKLGDLHGRPPSSRLIDPPRALTILGEADHGRDGLYSAASGMRRPDGSTSFRQIKMACGENALQYGLVRPDEAWNFRSTFERAAKLREKQDDFCQRLDDGLLNNAPPEESHFPNDLELDILVDVLRGRTKVHTHCYTMNDLDALVRHANEFAFSIAAFHHAHETYLVPSTLHAAPGRPPAAAIFSTNAYYKYESYFGTPFLAELLQSHNITPIFKSDHPVTDSRRLVNQAAQAHHFGLDELEALKSVTSHPARVLGLDHRIGRIARGYDADLVLWDRHPLQLGATPVAVYVDGVSQLGKAYASGGEALKTRDAPPSADYSHEFQRVRNESDAIASGRARAFPEPIFEASAVVLRNVSRVFQRANDSIHVLNLVSDGTLVYANGRVTCVDAYHVCHDQVPPHALSVHLHGGTVLPGLTSYGSTLGLSDVPSESSASNGQDPSLLTRHLYLDTKRLVPRAEDGLIFGGHALRRAHASGVTTAVNVPATIGMFGGVSTHFDTGARTVLDAHSVRTSEVALHVRLAYPIDDHEPSLATQLALLRSLLRNPPPGSVEWHRVSRGEWPLVVKTNAQDTVAKLILLKRAFPQVHLIIDSAGALHEVAKDLAEAHIPVIVPAKVWEYGWEQRGRKEGPPLTADTELGVLLRHGVEVGVRVQEAWEAANLLWETAWAAQEAHVSDATTILALVTTNLERMLHLHVPSDVANFVAFDRDPFTYGAKVVAIGTPRSCELFSAS; this is encoded by the coding sequence atgagctgctcgatgtgTGAAAAGAGTTTCATGGATGGGCGCAGAGGCTACTCGCTTTGGCAAAATGGGCTTATTGTTCTTGTGCTTCTCATAATGGCTTCTTTCACTGTGAATCCCATACATTTCCTCTCTGCGCACCTCCGGCAAACATTTTCTGCGCGTATTCCGCCACCTCATATCAAAGCGGCTCACCAACAGTGCCAATTCTCCAGGGCACCGGCGGGACCCCCGCCTCATTTCTCCGAGCGCACTCAAAATGACCGTTTCGCCCTCGGCACACGGGCCACAGTAATACGCAATGCGACTGTGTTCGACGGACATAACATGTTTGTTGGGAAGGATGTATTTGTCGATCAAGGCCTGATTGTCTCGCTGGAGTCAACTATGGCGCAAATCGCTGCACCATCTGATGCCGTCGAGGTAGAGGCATGGGGCCGATGGCTGACGCCAGGTATTATCGACATGCATACACACCTGGGTGTGCAGGGTATGCCAGATCTTCCCACACATTCTGATACCAATTCAAATTTGAGTCCTGTGCGTCCTATGGTTCGTAGTGTGGATGGATTGAATGAACATGACATCTCACTACGAACCACGCTTGCCGGTGGCGTCACGTCTGCCTTAGTCCTCCCTGGCTCGCTAAACAATATCGGTGGACATGCATATCCTATCAAACTTGGTGATTTGCACGGGCGTCCACCGTCATCACGTCTGATTGATCCCCCACGCGCCCTCACCATCCTAGGTGAGGCGGATCATGGACGCGATGGACTCTACTCAGCTGCTTCAGGCATGAGGCGTCCTGATGGAAGTACGTCATTCAGGCAGATAAAGATGGCATGCGGCGAGAATGCACTTCAGTATGGCTTGGTCAGACCTGATGAGGCATGGAATTTTCGCTCAACTTTTGAACGTGCAGCAAAGCTGCGCGAAAAACAAGACGATTTTTGCCAGCGTTTAGATGATGGCTTATTGAATAATGCGCCGCCTGAAGAGTCTCATTTTCCAAATGATCTCGAGCTAGATATACTGGTCGATGTACTGCGTGGCCGCACCAAGGTTCATACGCATTGTTACACCATGAACGATCTTGATGCCCTAGTGCGCCATGCTAACGAATTTGCTTTTTCCATTGCTGCTTTTCACCATGCTCATGAAACGTACCTTGTACCATCTACCCTGCATGCTGCACCGGGCAGGCCGCCGGCTGCAGCCATCTTTTCGACAAATGCCTATTACAAATATGAGTCCTACTTCGGCACGCCTTTTTTGGCGGAATTACTCCAATCCCACAATATCACGCCTATATTCAAAAGTGATCACCCTGTGACGGATTCGCGGCGTTTAGTTAACCAGGCCGCCCAGGCACATCACTTTGGACTGGATGAACTCGAGGCATTGAAGAGCGTCACATCACATCCTGCGCGTGTGTTGGGTCTGGATCATCGTATTGGGCGTATAGCACGTGGATATGATGCGGACTTAGTGCTATGGGACCGCCATCCGCTGCAACTAGGTGCGACGCCTGTGGCGGTGTACGTCGATGGCGTATCTCAACTTGGCAAAGCGTATGCTTCTGGTGGAGAAGCACTCAAGACAagagacgcgccgccgtctgCTGACTACTCTCACGAGTTTCAGCGCGTGCGCAATGAAAGCGATGCCATTGCATCCGGACGTGCTCGTGCATTTCCTGAACCTATATTCGAAGCTTCCGCGGTGGTGCTCCGGAATGTTTCACGCGTGTTCCAGCGAGCCAACGATTCAATCCACGTTCTAAATCTTGTTTCAGACGGCACACTTGTGTATGCCAATGGGCGCGTTACATGTGTGGATGCCTATCACGTATGCCATGATCAGGTCCCGCCTCATGCATTAAGCGTCCACTTACACGGTGGCACTGTGTTGCCTGGCCTGACTTCGTACGGAAGTACCCTAGGCCTCTCCGATGTCCCAAGTGAATCAAGTGCCTCTAATGGCCAAGATCCCTCTTTGCTGACTCGTCATCTCTACTTGGATACGAAGCGCCTAGTGCCCCGTGCCGAAGACGGTCTTATATTCGGtggccatgcgctgcgtcgtgctcatGCCTCGGGAGTAACGACAGCCGTCAATGTGCCTGCCACAATCGGCATGTTTGGTGGCGTATCGACCCATTTCGATACTGGTGCTCGTACTGTGCTTGATGCACACAGCGTGCGTACGTCCGAAGTGGCTTTGCATGTGCGTCTAGCGTATCCCATCGACGATCATGAACCCTCTCTCGCGACGCAACTGGCTCTTCTTCGCTCTTTGCTACGCAATCCGCCACCTGGGAGTGTTGAGTGGCACCGCGTATCCCGTGGCGAATGGCCTTTGGTCGTCAAGACAAATGCCCAAGACACGGTAGCTAAGCTCATCCTTCTCAAGCGCGCTTTTCCTCAAGTGCATCTGATCATCGACTCAGCGGGAGCTCTACACGAGGTGGCGAAGGATTTGGCTGAGGCGCATATTCCCGTAATTGTCCCTGCCAAGGTGTGGGAGTATGGATGGGAGCAGCGTGGTCGTAAGGAAGGCCCGCCTTTGACAGCCGACACGGAGCTGGGCGTGCTACTCCGACACGGCGTAGAGGTGGGCGTCCGGGTACAGGAAGCATGGGAAGCTGCCAATCTGCTATGGGAGACGGCTTGGGCCgctcaagaagcgcatgtATCCGATGCTACAACCATCTTAGCTCTCGTCACGACCAACCTAGAACGCATGCTTCATCTGCATGTTCCTTCGGATGTGGCTAATTTCGTGGCCTTTGATCGTGATCCATTCACATATGGCGCCAAGGTCGTAGCTATCGGCACTCCGCGCTCATGCGAGCTGTTCTCTGCTTCCTAA
- a CDS encoding WD repeat protein involved in ribosome biogenesis, which produces MASYSASGATPGNGSAGSNGHDTSRGSVPDYSLSGVLHFLQSEWRRYEHERNSWNIERAELRARIALLEGERRSVDNLKTDLLRRIKMLEFALRQERIRSSQNNSGSNSATVRNSNDRFSVGGGNASLNDDGHDMNKQLQFQSNGVKLPIGMKDSKGRAKSRAYLQQCLQEIAYLTSNITLNPIMNQTNSSESEGQASQVSRPMFIVPDEPSAEIQNDGNMVKGSVPVQDTSTHDELEVKQASRPFPDKNAPESKSALATQEANPTSFSVAERNLTSQNLANVPDVQLWNSRGTIDAHFDSINSLAYDSSGFGFFTASDDCTIKYWRLSSPEAPNNSTEGANPKLLTTLRGHEAGVRCLVYSKKLNKLFSGSLDATIRQWTLPEETPMKDDPILDSLQSSVFTKNTHAVHDMSLFALNGKEDALLATVCADGTVKLWFTEDASTPTPFLSWDYYGTDPDAEVKMERPSMASLPLPTSVTSCPADLRICAVSFSNGVLKLFDLTSGRELKHFASPSSSLPINAVVGHPTLPLVATAHQDQYIHMHDINSSACTLSLHAHENGVVCLDIDPSGLTLVSGSSDGKVRFWDLVKSNESEQMASDAAKQTYTAVCFQEVSAHQIKHGKGVLTSLYHPTLPFIATAGADGTVHMFG; this is translated from the coding sequence ATGGCAAGCTACTCTGCCAGTGGAGCAACACCAGGAAACGGGTCTGCTGGATCGAACGGACATGATACTTCTCGTGGCAGCGTCCCAGACTATAGTCTTTCCGGAGTACTCCATTTTCTTCAGAGTGAATGGCGTCGCTATGAACACGAGCGAAATTCATGGAACATTGAGCGCGCCGAACTTCGTGCCCGTATTGCTCTCTTGGAAGGTGAACGTCGAAGTGTTGATAATCTCAAGACTGATTTGCTCCGCCGTATCAAGATGCTCGAATTTGCTCTTCGACAGGAGCGTATAAGAAGCAGCCAAAATAATTCAGGCTCGAATTCAGCCACAGTTAGGAACTCCAACGATCGATTTTCTGTCGGTGGTGGAAACGCTTCATTAAATGATGATGGACACGACATGAATAAGCAGCTACAATTTCAAAGTAACGGTGTCAAACTACCTATAGGCATGAAGGATTCGAAGGGACGCGCCAAAAGTCGGGCATATCTTCAGCAATGTCTTCAGGAGATCGCATATCTCACAAGCAACATCACACTCAACCCGATAATGAATCAGACCAACTCTTCCGAGTCAGAAGGCCAGGCATCTCAGGTGTCTCGTCCTATGTTTATTGTACCCGATGAACCTTCTGCGGAAATACAAAATGACGGAAATATGGTTAAAGGCTCTGTACCCGTGCAGGACACATCTACTCATGATGAACTGGAGGTAAAGCAAGCATCTCGACCCTTTCCTGATAAGAACGCACCAGAATCTAAATCTGCTCTGGCAACGCAAGAGGCAAATCCAACCTCCTTTAGTGTTGCTGAGAGAAATTTGACATCACAAAACTTAGCGAATGTACCCGATGTACAACTCTGGAACTCAAGGGGCACGATCGACGCTCATTTTGACTCTATCAACTCTTTGGCATACGACTCTTCAGGTTTCGGGTTTTTCACAGCTTCTGATGATTGCACTATCAAATATTGGCGCCTTTCATCACCTGAAGCACCTAACAATAGCACAGAGGGTGCCAATCCCAAACTTCTCACGACATTACGTGGTCATGAAGCAGGTGTAAGGTGCTTAGTGTACTCAAAGAAGCTTAATAAACTTTTCAGTGGCAGTCTCGATGCAACCATACGCCAATGGACGTTGCCTGAGGAAACACCCATGAAGGATGACCCCATTTTGGATTCTCTTCAAAGCTCTGTCTTTACCAAAAATACTCACGCTGTCCACGACATGTCATTATTCGCTCTGAATGGAAAAGAGGATGCACTACTGGCCACTGTATGTGCCGACGGAACCGTAAAGCTGTGGTTCACGGAAGATGCATCAACGCCTACCCCTTTCCTTAGTTGGGATTACTATGGAACCGATCCAGATGCCGAAGTAAAAATGGAGCGCCCATCTATGGCATCCTTACCCCTTCCGACTTCTGTAACCTCATGTCCGGCAGATTTGAGGATATGCGCTGTATCATTCTCTAACGGCGTTCTAAAATTATTTGATCTAACATCTGGACGTGAATTAAAGCATTTTGCTAGTCCATCTTCCTCATTACCGATCAATGCTGTTGTTGGTCATCCGACTTTACCGCTGGTCGCAACTGCCCATCAAGACCAATATATACACATGCACGATATTAATTCGAGTGCGTGCACGCTATCCTTACACGCCCACGAAAATGGCGTCGTTTGCCTTGACATTGATCCGTCTGGACTCACACTGGTAAGTGGTAGCTCTGATGGGAAAGTCCGGTTTTGGGACTTGGTGAAATCCAATGAGAGCGAACAGATGGCTTCCGACGCTGCTAAGCAGACCTATACGGCAGTGTGCTTTCAAGAAGTCTCAGCGCATCAAATAAAGCATGGCAAGGGCGTACTCACTTCTCTATATCATCCAACTTTACCTTTCATTGCAACGGCGGGTGCAGATGGCACCGTTCATATGTTCGGGTAG
- a CDS encoding transcription factor SPN1: protein MAARSTEHADIFGVDSDEEIENEVTQPVVESTQNAEPATEINDESGEDHLPHIPRREVTEDMIDPEPKRQKKKHSEPAQDDTEVRNDETNKDEEEPLSGKAQIRAQVEARIEAALNSNKRRNTRRRKTGDDDLELMADEEVSALRAEMLAAADEDEEANRFRQPATAKLRLLPRVVSTLQKTHLQQAIMDNNLLEGVKRWLEPLPDRSLPALNIQKELFGVLENMSIDTISLKMSGLGRVVVFYTLCKRVEPSIHRVAEHLVEVWTRPVLKRSASYRDRQVAQAEWHQNSPHNPSSQLHESAFATDKNRRHVGIPQSVTTGFQVAPRNRGSGGANEHEYQSRLAYNQRLNRFKSRLKEARQ, encoded by the exons ATGGCCGCACGAAGCACC GAACATGCTGATATTTTTGGCGTAGATTCAGACGAAGAAATCGAAAATGAAGTGACACAGCCCGTGGTTGAGAGCACTCAAAATGCTGAACCAGCGACGGAAATCAATGACGAAAGCGGCGAAGATCATCTGCCCCACATTCCGCGCCGCGAAGTCACTGAAGATATGATTGATCCGGAGCCAAAGCGTCAAAAAAAGAAGCACAGTGAGCCAGCGCAAGATGATACCGAAGTTCGTAACGATGAGACGAATAAAGATGAAGAGGAGCCATTAAGTGGGAAAGCGCAAATCCGTGCACAAGTGGAAGCGCGCATTGAGGCAGCACTCAATTCAAACAAGAGAAGAAATACTCGTCGGCGCAAAACGGGTGATGATGATCTTGAGTTGATGGCTGATGAAGAAGTGTCTGCTTTACGAGCCGAAATGTTGGCTGcggcggacgaggacgaagaagcgAATCGCTTCAGGCAGCCAGCCACCGCAAAGCTTCGTCTACTTCCGCGTGTGGTAAGTACGTTACAAAAAACGCACTTGCAACAAGCCATTATGGACAACAACTTGCTCGAGGGCGTCAAGCGATGGCTGGAGCCATTGCCTGACCGTAGCTTGCCTGCTTTGAATATCCAAAAGGAACTATTTGGGGTACTGGAAAACATGTCCATCGATACAATCAGCTTGAAGATGAGTGGACTTGGCCGTGTGGTAGTATTTTACACATTATGCAAGCGTGTCGAACCTTCTATTCATCGGGTGGCCGAGCATCTCGTTGAAGTATGGACCCGGCCGGTTCTAAAgcgctcggcatcgtaCCGTGATCGGCAAGTGGCGCAAGCAGAATGGCACCAGAACTCGCCACATAATCCTTCAAGCCAACTCCATGAATCGGCGTTTGCCACGGACAAAAATCGCCGTCATGTGGGCATCCCTCAGTCAGTCACCACTGGATTCCAGGTGGCACCTCGTAATCGTGGGTCGGGCGGCGCGAATGAACACGAGTACCAATCGCGCCTGGCATACAACCAGCGACTGAATCGGTTCAAGTCGAGGCTGAAAGAGGCCAGGCAATGA
- a CDS encoding large subunit ribosomal protein L21e yields the protein MPHSYGYRARTRHMFAKKFRKHGQVQLSRFLRPYHAGDIVDIVADSGEQKGMHHKYYQGRTGVVYGVFPRAVGVIVYKTVGNRKIEKRVSIRVDHVRHSKCRDNFVNRVKANAAAKHAAKEKGEHVNLKRQPAQPREAHTIQVAQNKPVTLAPQPYDTLI from the coding sequence ATGCCTCACAGTTATGGTTACAGGGCGCGTACTCGGCACATGTTTGCCAAGAAGTTCCGCAAGCACGGACAGGTTCAGCTGAGCCGTTTCCTTCGTCCGTACCATGCTGGTGATATTGTGGACATTGTGGCTGACTCGGGCGAGCAGAAGGGTATGCACCACAAGTACTACCAGGGCCGTACGGGTGTTGTTTACGGTGTGTTCCCCCGCGCTGTCGGTGTCATTGTGTACAAGACGGTGGGCAACCGTAAGATTGAGAAGCGTGTGAGCATCCGTGTTGACCACGTACGTCACTCCAAGTGCCGTGACAACTTTGTCAACCGTGTAAAGGCGAACGCTGCTGCTAAGCATGCTGCCAAGGAGAAGGGCGAGCACGTTAACCTCAAGCGCCAGCCAGCCCAGCCccgcgaggcgcacacGATTCAGGTGGCGCAGAACAAGCCCGTGACGCTCGCGCCCCAGCCATACGACACTTTGATTTAA